Proteins encoded within one genomic window of Odocoileus virginianus isolate 20LAN1187 ecotype Illinois chromosome 2, Ovbor_1.2, whole genome shotgun sequence:
- the OST4 gene encoding dolichyl-diphosphooligosaccharide--protein glycosyltransferase subunit 4, which translates to MITDVQLAIFANMLGVSLFLLVVLYHYVAVNNPKKQE; encoded by the coding sequence ATGATCACGGACGTGCAGCTCGCCATCTTCGCCAACATGCTGGGCGTGTCGCTCTTCCTGCTTGTCGTTCTCTATCACTACGTGGCCGTCAACAATCCCAAGAAGCAGGAATGA